The following are from one region of the Tautonia plasticadhaerens genome:
- a CDS encoding ABC transporter ATP-binding protein yields MPPAITVQNLSKTYAIGSGGEEPYRTLRESIMQGIGATSRAAGRLRPADSRRIVAPTVHQALDDVSFEVQPGEVIGLVGRNGAGKSTLLKVLSRITEPTSGRVEYRGRLGSLLEVGTGFHLELTGRENVYLNGSILGMSRREIARKFDEIVAFAEIDKFLDTPVKRYSSGMFVRLGFAVAAHFEPEILIVDEVLAVGDAAFQKKCLGKMSDVSREGRTILFVSHNMAAVKSLCSRGVLLDGGRVLMDGDVSDVVNRYIRADSEMAQTGVIPDEAPRHRDVHGVASFRSVRLTDLSGTETRQLFYKQPFRVEFTCDLARDLPDAHWEVSVSTTDGVQVTYSTTLDAEPPGAAIKRGRHVVSAELEIPLLPQDYSIDLGVHYNDGRTADFVRGALDFSVLRFSEGRESHYRWRSTRGFLSVPAVWRTREVYSAKVSETHG; encoded by the coding sequence ATGCCCCCCGCAATCACCGTCCAGAACCTTTCTAAGACTTACGCGATCGGCTCCGGGGGCGAAGAGCCCTACCGCACGCTCCGCGAGTCGATCATGCAAGGCATCGGCGCCACGAGCCGTGCGGCCGGCAGGCTCCGCCCGGCGGACTCGCGGCGGATCGTCGCCCCCACCGTTCATCAGGCGCTCGACGATGTGAGCTTCGAGGTCCAGCCCGGAGAGGTCATCGGCCTCGTCGGTCGGAACGGGGCCGGCAAGTCGACCCTGCTGAAGGTCCTCAGCCGGATCACTGAGCCCACTTCGGGGCGGGTCGAGTATCGGGGCCGGTTGGGCAGCCTGCTCGAGGTCGGCACCGGCTTCCACCTGGAACTGACCGGACGCGAGAACGTCTACCTCAACGGCTCCATCCTCGGCATGAGCCGCCGCGAGATCGCCCGCAAGTTCGATGAGATCGTCGCCTTCGCCGAGATCGACAAGTTCCTCGACACGCCCGTCAAGCGCTATTCGAGCGGCATGTTCGTCCGCCTCGGCTTCGCCGTCGCCGCCCACTTCGAGCCCGAGATCCTGATCGTGGATGAGGTCCTGGCCGTCGGCGACGCGGCCTTTCAGAAGAAGTGCCTCGGCAAGATGAGCGACGTCAGCCGAGAGGGCCGCACGATCCTCTTCGTCAGCCACAACATGGCCGCCGTCAAGTCGCTTTGCTCCCGAGGCGTGCTGCTCGACGGGGGTCGGGTCCTCATGGACGGCGACGTGAGTGACGTCGTCAACCGCTACATCCGGGCCGACTCCGAGATGGCCCAAACCGGCGTCATCCCCGACGAAGCACCGCGTCATCGCGACGTCCACGGGGTGGCTAGCTTCCGGTCTGTGCGGCTCACCGACCTATCTGGCACGGAGACCCGTCAGCTCTTCTACAAACAGCCGTTCCGCGTCGAGTTCACATGCGACCTCGCGCGTGATCTCCCCGACGCCCACTGGGAGGTCAGCGTCAGCACTACCGACGGCGTCCAGGTCACCTACTCAACGACGCTCGACGCCGAGCCGCCGGGTGCCGCGATCAAGCGCGGGAGGCACGTCGTCAGCGCCGAACTCGAAATCCCACTGCTGCCGCAGGATTACTCAATCGACCTCGGCGTGCACTACAACGACGGCCGCACGGCGGACTTCGTCCGCGGTGCCCTCGACTTCTCCGTCTTGCGCTTCTCAGAGGGCAGAGAAAGCCACTATCGTTGGCGTTCGACGAGAGGGTTCCTCAGCGTACCAGCCGTGTGGCGGACGCGCGAGGTCTACTCGGCCAAGGTTTCAGAGACCCACGGATGA
- a CDS encoding glycosyltransferase family 4 protein, whose amino-acid sequence MAFDERVPQRTSRVADARGLLGQGFRDPRMNGPLDPDDGARFVAVHDAIYESLRAVCDRVAGMREESRLIAAEITAGFAINFHTGRFADGFLERMILEVGERLPSASGSSNGPTVLSSKRRILHVVTEAFGIGGMTRTLDNWVRADRASTHHLYMTAQPDGSTPRCLVEAIARSGGSLMECPRNATRLERGGHLRACARSQADLVVLHHGGHDILPTLAFAGRGGPPVAVLNHADHAFWLGSSVTDLVINQRDLSQRLADRRQTPLNVTLPIPLEPPPILSREAARRRLGIPADTFVLLSVGRAIKFRPTARQNFLRTARLLLERLPSAHLIVVGLTSLEAQGHLDETLHERIHCVGPVEEPSPYRAAADLFLEPFPFGSATSVLESCLAGLPVVLPHSPLLDLLVTNHGIETLAPNPASEEDYVEAVCRLAELPDERRHLAASLQQRVRECHTGVAWLDRLEAVYRKAFSTTHAVRMITPTLSERADTDVRLAYWHRFLRASTADPLGLANRYLLQAAYGARQAGDHRSALRMLLSWHPAGSGQLFRQRMAAAAKVPAHWLWRKAGALT is encoded by the coding sequence TTGGCGTTCGACGAGAGGGTTCCTCAGCGTACCAGCCGTGTGGCGGACGCGCGAGGTCTACTCGGCCAAGGTTTCAGAGACCCACGGATGAATGGTCCCCTCGATCCGGACGACGGCGCCCGCTTCGTTGCGGTCCATGACGCCATCTACGAATCGCTGCGCGCGGTCTGCGACCGCGTCGCCGGGATGCGCGAGGAGTCTCGGCTGATCGCTGCGGAGATCACCGCCGGATTCGCAATAAACTTTCACACCGGGCGATTCGCCGACGGCTTCCTGGAACGGATGATCCTGGAGGTCGGGGAGCGGCTTCCCTCAGCATCTGGGTCCTCTAACGGTCCGACCGTCCTGTCATCCAAGCGCCGCATCCTTCACGTCGTGACCGAGGCGTTCGGCATCGGCGGAATGACGCGGACGCTCGATAATTGGGTAAGGGCCGATCGGGCCAGCACACATCATCTCTACATGACCGCGCAGCCCGACGGATCGACCCCACGCTGCCTCGTCGAGGCGATCGCGCGCAGCGGTGGATCGTTGATGGAGTGCCCTCGCAACGCGACTCGGCTCGAGCGGGGGGGGCACCTCCGGGCCTGCGCTCGGAGCCAGGCCGATCTCGTCGTGCTTCATCACGGCGGCCACGACATACTGCCCACCCTGGCGTTCGCCGGCCGAGGCGGGCCGCCCGTCGCGGTGCTCAACCACGCCGATCACGCCTTCTGGCTCGGGAGTTCGGTGACCGATCTCGTCATCAATCAGCGTGACCTCAGCCAGCGTCTCGCCGATCGGCGACAAACGCCCCTCAACGTCACCCTCCCGATCCCACTCGAGCCGCCCCCGATCCTGAGCCGCGAGGCGGCCCGCCGGCGACTCGGGATTCCGGCCGACACATTCGTCCTGCTCTCGGTCGGTCGCGCGATCAAGTTCCGCCCCACGGCACGCCAGAATTTCCTGAGGACCGCCCGCCTCCTCCTAGAGCGACTTCCCAGCGCCCACCTGATCGTCGTCGGACTCACCTCGCTCGAGGCCCAGGGCCACCTCGACGAGACGCTGCACGAGCGGATCCACTGCGTCGGTCCGGTCGAGGAGCCGAGCCCCTACCGCGCGGCGGCCGACCTGTTCCTGGAGCCTTTCCCCTTCGGCTCGGCCACGTCGGTGCTCGAATCCTGCCTAGCCGGCCTCCCGGTCGTCCTGCCCCACAGCCCGCTCCTCGACCTACTGGTCACCAACCACGGCATAGAGACGCTCGCCCCGAATCCCGCGAGCGAGGAGGACTACGTCGAAGCGGTCTGTCGCCTCGCGGAGCTCCCCGACGAGCGGCGGCACCTGGCCGCGTCACTCCAGCAGCGGGTCCGCGAGTGCCACACCGGCGTGGCCTGGCTCGACCGGTTGGAGGCAGTCTATCGCAAGGCGTTCTCGACCACGCATGCGGTCCGGATGATCACGCCAACCTTGAGTGAGAGGGCAGACACCGACGTCCGGCTCGCCTACTGGCACCGATTCCTCCGCGCATCGACGGCCGATCCGTTGGGCCTGGCGAACCGCTACCTGCTCCAGGCCGCCTACGGGGCACGGCAGGCCGGGGATCATCGCTCAGCCCTCCGCATGCTACTCAGTTGGCATCCCGCGGGGTCCGGCCAACTCTTCCGACAGCGAATGGCCGCCGCTGCGAAGGTCCCGGCGCACTGGCTCTGGCGGAAGGCAGGAGCGCTCACGTGA
- a CDS encoding glycosyltransferase family 2 protein, translated as MLRQTVSVIIPTYNSGSFVTAAVESALGQSVQPFEIIVIDDGSTDATSHVLKPYMGSIRYYQQPNAGLSAARNRGIAAAMGDLIAFLDADDIWLPNKLALQMETLEKHPEAALVHSDVYFWDNETGERAIRNKMRHGYTGRCYHQFFRRNAVCPSTVLVRRECLDRIGGFDEQIRRPTTQDYDLWWRIARRYDLAYLDRPTVLYRLHSGNASKQTLMMVEDELYVVLKALSEDSQLAQSLGFRETNDRLFGLYFSIGYINFDEGRFPTARRSLLSAIRRRPTDTYTWLLTASTLLPPAWVRALRNMKQSALFCLDPMT; from the coding sequence GTGTTGAGGCAGACTGTCAGTGTCATTATCCCGACCTACAACAGCGGGTCGTTTGTCACGGCTGCTGTGGAAAGTGCTCTAGGGCAGTCAGTGCAGCCGTTCGAGATCATCGTAATCGACGATGGGTCTACCGATGCCACATCACACGTTCTGAAACCATATATGGGTTCCATTCGCTATTATCAACAACCAAACGCTGGGTTGTCCGCTGCTCGGAATAGGGGTATTGCCGCTGCGATGGGGGATCTGATTGCATTTCTCGACGCGGACGATATTTGGCTCCCGAACAAATTGGCTCTACAGATGGAAACGCTCGAAAAACATCCAGAAGCGGCCTTGGTTCACAGCGATGTTTATTTCTGGGATAATGAGACTGGGGAACGGGCGATCCGGAACAAGATGCGACATGGTTACACAGGTCGTTGCTACCACCAGTTCTTCCGACGCAACGCTGTCTGCCCCTCGACTGTGCTTGTACGCAGAGAATGCTTAGACCGAATTGGGGGCTTCGACGAACAGATCCGCCGGCCGACCACGCAGGACTACGACCTCTGGTGGCGGATCGCAAGACGGTACGATTTGGCATACCTCGACCGACCAACCGTCCTATATCGCCTTCACTCCGGCAACGCGAGCAAGCAGACGCTAATGATGGTTGAGGATGAGCTCTATGTGGTTCTAAAGGCGTTGAGCGAAGATAGTCAGCTCGCTCAATCCCTAGGATTTCGAGAGACCAACGACAGGCTCTTTGGCTTGTACTTCTCCATAGGTTACATCAATTTTGATGAGGGAAGGTTTCCTACTGCTCGCCGATCGTTACTCAGCGCTATTAGGCGTCGACCAACCGACACATACACGTGGTTACTGACGGCCTCCACCTTGCTGCCGCCGGCCTGGGTTCGTGCCCTGAGAAACATGAAGCAATCTGCGTTGTTTTGCCTCGACCCCATGACCTGA
- a CDS encoding glycosyltransferase → MVKVWAGDDRHDFRYISKSLPSLLNSDLPLNIRIILIDDCSPSREISPYLEHLARSHDRVEVWRNPYNMGPNTGQSYNFPRVVDRYPHAEFFVLCDDDMIYHPGWLQRLISVYREAAEVGLNGVFTALNVPARPAYSTVCLPTSEVLLKKRQMAQNWLLPRDVYEAVGPFRVTELAFDHDYGLRLSAAGYPVICMKPSYVQNIGYRGAYQTDNSLTAKDYVGRLDWDLCLADALWTARRASTRLAQACFARIPEGGAKRSLRRIRDDLTQS, encoded by the coding sequence ATGGTAAAGGTCTGGGCTGGGGATGACCGGCACGATTTCAGGTACATCAGCAAGAGCTTGCCGAGCCTTCTGAACAGTGACCTGCCGCTCAACATTCGCATCATCCTGATCGATGACTGCAGCCCGAGCCGGGAGATAAGCCCATATCTCGAACACCTAGCCCGATCACACGACAGGGTCGAAGTCTGGAGGAACCCCTACAATATGGGGCCGAACACAGGACAATCTTACAACTTCCCCAGGGTTGTCGACCGATATCCCCACGCCGAGTTCTTCGTCCTCTGCGACGACGACATGATCTACCACCCCGGCTGGCTCCAGCGTCTCATCAGCGTCTACCGGGAAGCCGCCGAGGTCGGTCTTAATGGCGTCTTCACCGCTCTCAACGTGCCCGCACGCCCCGCCTACAGCACGGTTTGCCTGCCTACCAGCGAGGTGCTCCTGAAGAAGCGCCAGATGGCCCAGAACTGGCTGCTGCCCCGCGATGTCTACGAGGCCGTTGGCCCTTTCCGGGTGACCGAACTCGCCTTCGATCACGACTACGGCCTTAGATTAAGCGCCGCCGGATATCCAGTGATCTGCATGAAACCGAGCTACGTCCAAAACATCGGTTACCGAGGTGCTTATCAGACCGACAATTCACTCACTGCGAAGGACTACGTCGGTCGTCTCGACTGGGATCTCTGCCTTGCCGACGCTTTGTGGACCGCCCGTCGCGCCTCAACCCGGCTCGCTCAAGCTTGCTTCGCTCGTATCCCCGAGGGAGGCGCCAAGCGGTCTCTCCGCCGGATCCGCGATGACCTCACCCAATCCTGA
- a CDS encoding sulfotransferase: protein MPFRPPSGWNISPPYNDLGRPANRARATGRDDIIFVTGRFRSGSTLLWNLFRNVEGVTAYYEPLNERRWFDRRSRGGHTDSTHRKVADYWREYDGLDDLGRWYREDWIRRDLLMAEDAWDPGLTGYVDTLIERAPGRPVLQFNRIDFRLPWFRRQYPRATFIHIYRHPRDQWCSTLQGDLIRFPRDGTMADFIPFDKFYLGTWAADLKYRFPFLEERSDAHPYRIFYYIWILSYIFGEHFCHYSIQFERFMGRPEEQLIELFDRVGIIGADLAALRLLIEPPVLGKWRQYAEAGWFEDHEAACEEVLGEFLGSTRSGVIPEPFAAHL from the coding sequence ATGCCCTTCCGCCCGCCCTCGGGGTGGAATATCTCCCCTCCGTACAACGACCTCGGCCGGCCGGCCAACCGTGCCCGTGCCACGGGCCGGGACGACATCATCTTCGTCACGGGGCGGTTCCGGAGCGGCTCGACCCTGCTCTGGAACTTGTTCCGGAATGTCGAGGGCGTGACGGCCTACTACGAGCCACTCAACGAGCGTCGCTGGTTCGACCGCCGGTCGCGAGGCGGCCACACTGACTCGACCCACCGCAAGGTCGCCGATTACTGGCGAGAATACGACGGCTTGGACGATCTGGGCAGGTGGTACCGAGAGGATTGGATTCGCAGGGATTTGCTGATGGCCGAGGACGCCTGGGACCCGGGTCTGACCGGCTATGTGGACACCTTGATCGAGCGGGCCCCGGGGCGGCCGGTCCTCCAGTTCAATCGGATCGACTTCCGACTTCCCTGGTTCCGCCGCCAGTACCCCCGGGCAACGTTCATTCACATATACAGACATCCACGTGATCAGTGGTGTTCGACGCTCCAGGGTGACCTCATCCGCTTCCCGCGGGACGGGACGATGGCCGATTTCATCCCCTTCGACAAATTCTATCTCGGGACGTGGGCCGCTGACCTGAAATACCGCTTCCCGTTCCTCGAAGAACGGTCCGACGCGCATCCCTATCGAATATTCTACTATATATGGATACTGTCGTATATATTTGGCGAACATTTTTGCCACTATTCTATACAGTTTGAACGATTCATGGGTCGCCCCGAAGAGCAGCTCATTGAGCTATTCGATAGGGTGGGGATCATCGGCGCTGACCTGGCCGCACTGCGGTTGCTCATCGAGCCGCCTGTCCTGGGGAAATGGCGGCAGTACGCCGAAGCTGGCTGGTTCGAGGACCATGAGGCGGCCTGCGAAGAAGTCCTGGGCGAGTTCCTGGGATCGACGCGTTCCGGGGTCATTCCCGAGCCGTTCGCCGCCCACCTCTGA
- a CDS encoding glycosyltransferase family 4 protein, which translates to MTTLLISEIFPPRHGGSGRWFWEIYRRLPRADFLIAAGEDPQQESYDRAHDLRIVRMPLTLQQWGIASLCGLQGYTRAILRLRRLAAEHHVTAIHSGRCLPEGIMALALRHSVGIPYACYVHGEDVNTATLSREHHWLARRVLGGAHLVIANSRNTERILRQEWGLPVDRVRVLHPGVDTDRFVPAPRDAAVRARLGWGDRPVILTVGRLQQRKGHDRMIEAVGKVRRTIPDVLYSVVGGGEERDRLGELTACAGLAGHVQFLGELADEDLIRCYQQCDMFTLPNRQVGKDIEGFGMVLLEAQACGKPVIAGNSGGTAETMKIPETGWVVAADDPAELAESIINILSDRGRMARMGLAARAWVSGQFSWDELAPRAGSIFREMVRCRSQDTCFHEHEVDV; encoded by the coding sequence TTGACCACCCTCCTGATCAGCGAGATTTTCCCCCCCCGGCACGGCGGCAGCGGCCGCTGGTTCTGGGAGATCTACCGGCGACTGCCTCGGGCCGATTTCCTCATCGCCGCGGGGGAAGACCCGCAGCAGGAGTCGTACGACCGGGCACACGACCTGCGGATTGTCCGCATGCCGTTGACACTCCAACAGTGGGGGATCGCCAGCCTATGCGGGCTGCAGGGCTACACCAGGGCGATTCTGCGGCTGCGCCGGCTAGCCGCCGAGCACCACGTCACCGCGATCCACAGCGGCCGTTGTCTTCCCGAGGGGATCATGGCCTTGGCCTTGAGGCATTCGGTCGGGATCCCCTACGCCTGCTACGTGCACGGGGAAGACGTGAATACAGCGACACTGAGTCGAGAACACCACTGGCTGGCCCGACGCGTATTGGGGGGGGCCCACCTCGTCATCGCCAACAGCCGGAATACCGAACGGATCCTGAGGCAGGAGTGGGGGCTCCCGGTCGATCGTGTCCGGGTATTGCACCCTGGCGTCGACACCGATCGGTTCGTCCCCGCGCCTCGAGATGCCGCCGTCCGAGCCCGATTGGGCTGGGGCGACCGTCCGGTGATCCTGACGGTCGGTCGGCTTCAACAGCGCAAGGGGCACGACCGGATGATCGAGGCGGTAGGAAAGGTCCGGCGGACGATCCCGGATGTCCTCTATTCGGTCGTCGGAGGCGGCGAGGAGCGGGACCGCCTCGGGGAACTCACCGCATGCGCCGGCCTGGCAGGCCATGTGCAGTTCCTGGGCGAGCTTGCCGATGAGGATCTCATCCGTTGTTATCAACAATGCGATATGTTTACGCTCCCCAACCGTCAAGTCGGCAAGGATATCGAGGGGTTCGGGATGGTCCTGCTGGAGGCCCAAGCTTGTGGAAAGCCCGTGATCGCCGGCAATTCCGGGGGGACGGCCGAGACCATGAAGATCCCCGAAACCGGATGGGTTGTCGCCGCCGACGACCCGGCAGAGCTGGCCGAATCGATCATCAACATCCTCTCCGATCGCGGGCGCATGGCGCGGATGGGGCTCGCGGCACGTGCCTGGGTCAGTGGCCAATTCAGCTGGGACGAACTCGCGCCCCGGGCCGGTAGCATCTTCCGCGAGATGGTGCGCTGCAGATCGCAGGATACCTGCTTTCACGAGCATGAAGTCGACGTTTAA
- a CDS encoding acyltransferase, translated as MKSTFKSIADGLASVLVIPAILLYAIGRTAVGADRAFPGWSQAFALIPGLSGVYLRRAFYRRVLPRCGPDACLGFGTILSHPTAEVGRNVYVGAYCCLGAVTLEDDVIVGSHVSIMNGSEQHGIERLDVPIREQPGSWPRVTIGQDSWIGERSVVMADVGAHCVIGAGAVVSRPVPCYAIAVGVPAHVLRSRAGSPGDRPAEPAGP; from the coding sequence ATGAAGTCGACGTTTAAGTCAATTGCCGACGGATTGGCTTCGGTCCTCGTCATCCCGGCTATCCTGCTTTATGCAATTGGCCGGACCGCCGTCGGTGCAGATCGGGCCTTCCCGGGGTGGTCTCAGGCCTTCGCGCTCATCCCGGGCCTCAGCGGCGTCTACCTGCGGCGTGCGTTCTATCGTCGCGTCCTCCCGAGATGCGGTCCCGATGCCTGCCTGGGCTTCGGGACCATCCTCTCCCACCCAACGGCTGAGGTCGGGCGCAACGTGTACGTGGGCGCTTATTGTTGCCTAGGAGCCGTGACCCTGGAGGACGACGTGATTGTCGGCTCCCATGTCTCGATCATGAACGGCTCCGAGCAGCACGGCATCGAACGCCTCGACGTACCCATTCGCGAGCAGCCGGGCTCGTGGCCCCGAGTGACCATCGGCCAGGACTCGTGGATCGGCGAGCGATCGGTGGTCATGGCCGACGTTGGCGCGCACTGTGTCATCGGGGCGGGCGCGGTGGTCAGCAGGCCCGTGCCCTGCTACGCGATCGCCGTCGGAGTGCCCGCTCACGTGCTCCGGTCCCGGGCGGGGTCCCCCGGCGATCGGCCAGCCGAACCCGCAGGCCCCTAG
- a CDS encoding helix-turn-helix domain-containing protein, giving the protein MHSHLSDEKVDSLLEHLAEGCGVRQTGRLVKGHRDTVMRYGCLAGQHAHDAHDELVDFSLSTREAQFDEKWSLVAKKQAHCDPADEQKGGWWDHVG; this is encoded by the coding sequence TTGCACTCGCACCTGAGCGACGAGAAGGTCGACTCGCTGCTGGAGCACCTGGCCGAGGGCTGCGGCGTCCGCCAGACCGGGCGGCTGGTGAAGGGGCACCGCGATACCGTGATGCGCTACGGATGCCTGGCCGGGCAGCATGCCCATGACGCCCACGACGAGCTCGTGGATTTTTCCCTGAGCACCCGTGAGGCCCAGTTCGATGAGAAGTGGTCCTTAGTGGCCAAGAAGCAGGCCCACTGCGACCCGGCCGACGAGCAGAAGGGGGGCTGGTGGGACCACGTCGGCTAA
- the asnB gene encoding asparagine synthase (glutamine-hydrolyzing), producing MCGIAGLIYADRDRPVDPVALKAMGDAIAHRGPDAEGFLVEPGVGLVHRRLSIIDLSGGDQPIGNEDGSVQVVFNGEIYNYRDIHRELEGRGHRFRTRSDTEVLVHLYEELGDRLVDRLRGMFAFALWDRPRGKLLLARDRLGIKPLYVYRDGEKVLFGSELKAILAHGPGLDIAVDPEALEDYLAFGFVPGPRSILKGIEKLPPAHVLEARTVPWGQHRRRYWALDFEPDDRPTPEQWQEAIRAKVDEAVRAHLVADVPVGAFLSGGLDSSVVVALGADGSPEPPRTFSIGFLEEAFSELPYARQVADRFGTRHSEQVVTPDAAELLDELAFYFDEPFADASAVPTFLVSRLARRGVKVVLSGDGGDEAFGGYARYRHDLREAAVRGMLPGWFRRSTLGPLARAWPKADWLPRPLRAKMALTNLALEPDRAYANSLSLCRPPLRRRLMARDLAAALGGHDPASAIRAPFAAAPAGDPLAAMLSADVAVILPDDFLVKVDRASMAHGLEVRPPLLDHELMELAARIPSRWKVRSGEGKWIFKRAFEDRLPSVAVHRRKQGFEIPVDDWLRGPLRALFESSVLDPRARVADLIDQPVAGRLFSHHCSGAGRHGNVLWSLLVLARWAARHLDPVGRSAPGMFTR from the coding sequence GTGTGCGGAATCGCCGGACTGATCTACGCCGACCGCGATCGCCCGGTCGACCCGGTCGCGTTGAAGGCGATGGGAGACGCGATTGCCCACCGGGGGCCCGATGCCGAGGGCTTCCTGGTCGAGCCGGGCGTCGGGCTGGTTCATCGGCGATTGTCGATCATCGACCTATCCGGTGGCGACCAGCCGATCGGCAACGAGGACGGCTCGGTCCAGGTCGTCTTCAACGGGGAAATCTACAACTATCGGGACATACATCGAGAGCTAGAGGGCCGAGGACACCGCTTCCGGACCCGGAGCGACACCGAAGTCCTGGTCCACCTCTATGAGGAGCTGGGCGACCGCCTCGTCGATCGGCTGAGGGGGATGTTCGCCTTCGCGCTCTGGGACCGGCCCCGGGGGAAGCTCCTGCTGGCGAGAGACCGCCTGGGGATCAAGCCGCTCTACGTCTACCGGGACGGCGAGAAGGTGCTGTTCGGTTCCGAACTCAAGGCGATCCTCGCCCACGGCCCTGGGCTCGACATCGCGGTCGACCCCGAGGCGCTGGAGGACTACCTGGCCTTCGGGTTCGTCCCCGGGCCCCGCTCCATCCTGAAGGGGATCGAGAAGCTGCCGCCGGCCCACGTCCTGGAGGCCCGGACCGTCCCCTGGGGCCAGCATCGCCGTCGCTACTGGGCCCTTGACTTCGAGCCGGACGACCGGCCGACGCCCGAGCAGTGGCAGGAGGCGATCCGGGCCAAGGTGGACGAGGCGGTGCGGGCCCACCTCGTCGCCGACGTGCCGGTCGGGGCGTTCCTGAGCGGCGGCCTGGACTCGAGTGTGGTGGTCGCCCTGGGGGCCGACGGCTCGCCGGAGCCGCCGCGTACCTTCTCGATTGGCTTCCTCGAGGAGGCCTTCAGCGAGCTGCCATACGCCCGGCAGGTCGCCGATCGGTTCGGGACCAGGCACTCGGAGCAGGTCGTCACCCCGGACGCCGCCGAGCTGCTGGACGAACTGGCCTTCTACTTCGACGAACCGTTCGCCGACGCCTCGGCCGTCCCGACGTTCCTCGTCTCCCGGCTCGCGAGGCGGGGCGTCAAGGTGGTGCTCTCGGGCGACGGCGGCGACGAGGCCTTCGGCGGATACGCCCGGTACAGGCATGACCTCCGGGAGGCGGCCGTGCGGGGGATGCTGCCCGGCTGGTTTCGGCGATCGACGCTGGGGCCGCTGGCCCGGGCCTGGCCGAAGGCCGACTGGCTCCCCCGGCCGCTCCGTGCGAAGATGGCCCTGACCAACCTGGCGCTCGAGCCCGACCGGGCCTATGCCAACAGCCTCTCCCTGTGCCGACCGCCCTTGAGGCGGCGACTGATGGCCCGAGACCTCGCCGCTGCCCTCGGCGGGCACGACCCGGCCTCGGCAATCCGGGCCCCCTTCGCGGCCGCCCCGGCGGGCGACCCCCTCGCCGCAATGCTCTCGGCCGACGTGGCCGTGATCCTGCCGGATGACTTCCTGGTCAAGGTCGACCGGGCCAGCATGGCCCACGGCCTGGAGGTCCGCCCGCCGCTGCTGGACCATGAGCTGATGGAACTGGCCGCCCGGATCCCCTCCCGGTGGAAGGTTCGATCGGGCGAGGGGAAGTGGATCTTCAAGCGGGCGTTCGAGGATCGGCTCCCGTCCGTCGCCGTCCACCGCCGAAAGCAGGGGTTCGAGATCCCGGTCGATGACTGGCTCCGGGGCCCGCTCCGGGCCCTGTTCGAGTCCTCGGTGCTGGATCCGAGGGCCCGGGTCGCCGATCTCATCGACCAGCCGGTGGCCGGACGGCTCTTCTCGCACCACTGCTCCGGGGCGGGCCGGCACGGCAACGTCCTCTGGTCGCTGCTCGTCCTGGCCCGATGGGCCGCCCGCCATCTCGATCCCGTCGGCCGCTCCGCCCCGGGGATGTTTACCCGATGA